In one Desulfobaculum bizertense DSM 18034 genomic region, the following are encoded:
- a CDS encoding phage regulatory CII family protein: protein MTEEQALFFHTLGQAVRETLGAERAAEALGKSYSTLMNELNPTLFSHKLGLSHALDLIAMTDSEQSRCQLARAMGGVFVSLPQVEAGLCANSQQEIMRIVKDFGELVGTYTDAIADRKIKEDELLEIEEKAHEAQTAIQSFLSAVRSETVRY from the coding sequence GTGACGGAAGAGCAGGCTCTGTTTTTTCATACTTTGGGGCAGGCCGTCCGTGAAACACTCGGCGCAGAACGCGCAGCTGAGGCTCTGGGCAAATCCTACTCCACGTTAATGAACGAGCTGAATCCCACGCTGTTTAGCCACAAGCTTGGCTTAAGCCACGCTTTAGACCTGATCGCGATGACGGATTCAGAACAGTCCCGCTGCCAGCTTGCCCGTGCGATGGGCGGGGTATTTGTCTCGCTCCCGCAGGTTGAGGCAGGGCTTTGCGCAAATAGCCAGCAAGAAATTATGCGAATCGTCAAAGACTTTGGCGAACTTGTCGGAACGTACACCGACGCCATCGCGGACCGTAAAATCAAGGAGGATGAACTCTTAGAAATTGAAGAGAAGGCGCACGAAGCTCAGACCGCTATTCAAAGCTTCCTTAGCGCCGTGCGATCCGAAACTGTTCGATACTGA